The following coding sequences lie in one Lolium perenne isolate Kyuss_39 chromosome 2, Kyuss_2.0, whole genome shotgun sequence genomic window:
- the LOC127335766 gene encoding SH3 domain-containing protein 2 produces the protein MEALWKQASRLKEQVARQGVFKQFGAGAYGNSDNPFTDESEVKLHQRLEKLYLSTRAAKHFQRDIVRGVEGYIVTGSKQVEIGNKLSDDSQKYGIENTCTSGNTLSRAATYFGKARSLIEKERGNMLKAFGTQVAEPLRAMVMGAPLEDARHLAQRYDRMRQEADAQVVEVSRRQNRVRESAGNGEVISKLEAAEYKLEELKSNMVGLGKEAVSAMAAVEGQQQRLTLQRLIAMVEAERAYHQNVLEILDRLEEEMVSERQKIEAPPTPAAESYMPPPPSYDEVNDMFASTSADHSVNSVDFFLGEALGSFKAESEFELNLSVGDIVIVRQISSNGWAEGECKGKAGWFPHAYIERRERVLASKVPHIF, from the exons ATGGAGGCCCTGTGGAAGCAGGCCTCCAGGCTCAAGGAGCAGGTCGCGCGCCAG GGAGTATTTAAGCAGTTTGGGGCTGGTGCCTATGGAAATTCTGATAATCCATTTACAGACGAATCAGAAGTTAAACTACACCAGAGACTGGAAAAACTTTACTTATCAACTCGTGCTGCCAAA CATTTTCAAAGGGACATTGTTCGAGGTGTGGAGGGCTACATAGTGACAGGATCTAAGCAAGTGGAGATAG GGAACAAATTGTCGGACGATAGCCAGAAATACGGCATCGAAAACACATGTACAAGTGGTAATACTTTATCCAGAGCTGCTACATACTTTGGAAAGGCACGTTCACTCATAGAAAAGGAACGAGGGAACATGCTTAAAGCATTTGGTACACAG GTCGCTGAGCCGCTACGGGCAATGGTAATGGGTGCCCCTCTGGAGGATGCTAGACATCTAGCCCAGAGATACGACAGAATGAGGCAAGAAGCTGATGCTCAG GTTGTTGAAGTTTCGAGACGCCAAAACAGAGTAAGAGAATCAGCTGGGAATGGAGAAGTGATATCAAAGTTGGAAGCAGCTGAGTATAAACTTGAAGAACTGAAGTCAAATATGGTGGGATTAGGAAAGGAAGCTGTTTCAGCAATGGCTGCTGTAGAGGGGCAGCAGCAAAGATTGACATTACAACGTCTCAttgcaatg GTTGAGGCCGAGAGAGCTTACCATCAGAATGTTCTGGAGATCCTTGACCGTTTGGAGGAAGAA ATGGTGTCTGAGCGCCAAAAAATCGAAGCACCTCCAACCCCTGCAGCAGAAAGTTatatgccaccaccaccatcatatgATGAAGTTAATGACATGTTTGCGTCCACTTCTGCTGATCACTCAGTCAACTCTGTGGATTTCTTCCTGGGAGAG GCCCTCGGTTCCTTCAAGGCTGAGAGTGAGTTTGAACTTAACTTGTCAGTTGGCGACATTGTTATCGTCCGACAG ATATCAAGCAATGGTTGGGCGGAAGGTGAATGCAAGGGGAAAGCAGGCTGGTTCCCGCATGCTTATATCGAGAGGCGCGAGCGTGTTCTAGCGAGCAAAGTTCCGCACATTTTCTAG